A stretch of DNA from Tigriopus californicus strain San Diego chromosome 11, Tcal_SD_v2.1, whole genome shotgun sequence:
AGAGAGGCATTGTCTTATCAAGATACCAGTCCACAGCATGCAAATGAATAAACAGACCTATGTAAAGTAATCTGTTCAGACATTAGGAATATTCATTTTAATCATTTAACTTATTCAACTATTCCAAGTAAATAAGAGTTTCATTCATAAAATGTGTTATCGGCATTGATACTCTTATGACAAGtcaatatggccctgaacggattgaaattccgctcaatgaccttagagtcaactcctttgaacactccactGGTAGATAAtagaggtaaagatattgagcaggtctcatctttAAAAGATTCAGGTAtagtccttcaaaataatggaaagttcgatgagcatatccagttgaaggtggataaagcttttcaaacatgtggttggatatttcgcatgtttaagtccagagatagtatcatgatgctaactctgtacaagtcgattgttcagccgcatcttgaatatgtttcacccatttaggctccaatgagttcagcaggtttgcaaaaggtcgaacaagtctaAAGATGCTTCaataggaacatcacaggattgagagagctctcgtattgggctACCCGCTTCCACGGAAAGTTAGGCCCGCCTAGAACTGAGTGGAAACTCGAGCAATTGAGAAGGACTAATCAGTCTCCTGGGAATATCTACAGGAATATCTGATAAAGTGCGAATTCATCCATGTCAATATTGCTCTTTCACACGCCATTTAACGAAACGTAATAAATGTTAGGTGCGCCGGTCAACTCAGCCGGTGACCGATAGCGTTGGCAGTGGCCACGATCCTAATACCAACCAAGGAGGACTACCAAGAGACCCAGGGCCCTCTGTTTGAAATAGATAAAAGGACACACGTCAGTTGAATCGAGTCACTCACTTGCCAATTTCAGACGCTTCAACTACTCGCAAACTCGCAAACAGAAAACCCTCCTCCAGATGTCTCTGTCATAATTGCCTCACTGTGTCCACCACCAGATTTTCCAATATATCGCGGACAAGGACCTGGAATCGTTGAAGGCTACTGGGAACACTAATTAACTTGGTCTCTATCGAGTTTCTGGAGTCAGGTGCCCCGACAATCTTCAATGGAACAAGCCCCAAGAAGAGTTCGCTTTCATCTCGGCGATTCGAGCTGAATTCATGGAATTCAAGAAGACTCGCTCGATTTTTTTCGAACGAGCTTGAATTCATTGTGTTGCAAGCAGTACGAAGATAAACCATGCAAAAGTGATTACCCGACTTGAATCTTTTTTAGTTCAATAAAATTACACAAATCGTAATTGTTACTCATGTCACCATAACTGTTACAAATCGACGATAAAGATATACAGAGCATTAAGCCCCTTTAGTACCTGAAATAAACGGcaatccaaaagaaaaaaagaaaaaaagcttatcaaaCAGTTGACTTTAGTTGAGTTTGTCCGGTGGACATTGTTTTTCAACTAAAGATAGAAattcatgatttatttttaatgTCTGTTCAGCACTTAGGTAATTTGACGTTGACCTTAAGTCACCGGAATTCTAATTGTACCTATTGGATAATATCGCCACACGACTACTAGTTAAAatcaaagagaaatattttttgattggaattgttATAGATGCACGAGTTCCGTGATTGCTACTCAACAGTCTAGCCCCGCCAGAACCCGCCTCCATCATCAGACCATGTTTATGTATCAAGGTTTTGCTTcagaaaatttgctttttgttcatgaaaattACCGGaagtaagtgatgaaaatggtGAAAACATGCACCTATATTCCATGTTGAAGTGTTTTGGTGGTTTAATTGTTACATTATTGCTTTTTACGAATTTATTGCCCTTGGGGTTCAGAAATATCATCTCTCCTGTAAATAAACGAAAAGTGAATTTTAATTTAAAGATACAAGAGATTTACAGGGTGCGTGAGCAAAATTTGAGCACTCAGTAGAATTTTAACGTCTCACTTTTAGGATATCTAGAGACCTATAGTTACTTTTGTTGTAAAGAGGATATACTCGCGAATCtataacatttcaaaatctgttttataaaaatagaaaaagggGCATCAAATTTCTGATTTGCTCTAGGCTGGAGTATGAATTACAGGTATACCCAGGGTCACCAACGTATCCAGACCACTGGCTATGTCATGAAAACGTTGGATTGCAGGAGAAGATcttcaaaatgcaatcattgagaacattttgcaCCTGATTAGCCTCTTCTCCTTCGCCATTGTGATCTGCAAGTGCCCAATAGTCCTGATATAGCTTTTCAGGCCCATGTCCTCCCACACTGCCTTCCTGACTATGGCCTTAGACACTCAAATGGActttccaagtctgattttggtattttagttgcgtgattacaaaaacatGGCATTatgttggatggatggttttgattagAGAAGTCAgagtcagagaagcgacactcacaagatttctgagatttttttggccccTTGGCAgttgcctggtgtgtgcgatggggattggctttgaacacatttagttatgtGATTCTCAGAATCAAGTTCTGAATTCAGGGAGacagtgagttgatggctcgtttgtctgctttggttggaaCTGAATAACGCAAGTGAAGtcaatcagcccgacaccctgctgcccaactaccaaaatgtgttcaaagcaaagcctcaagtggcttggttggagtgacttttctctgacaagccctctagttttgatgcacaccctgacagttttcatgaagtcCCACCGTTGCTACTTTTAgtataacaagaccaagccaaaccagccacaggctaaaaggaaccaaggggtcaataacttgttccatgaatatggacagttattttgtttaaagctgaaaatggcatgttcagtttcatacatgtgcacatgcacaagagccatacaataaagccctgtggacttatgaaaaagGGTTTGTTTACCTCAttcctaagacaaaggtcctaagatatgtttgctcatgtagcaatggtcaatgattttttataaGCTATAAACTGTtataagtttgtgaagtgagtgaaacttcattcaagttaattcaaatgtggtgcttgtcacattttacaaacatctCAGAAAAATTCCGacttggcctgtttcactcatttattTGTATGGTCTTACAtcgtttcattctctttgcactcaatcctagtgccctgtattaaaagagtgcaacagtgaggtTAGAGCATCATTGCAGTttattttgaaccttcaattatgttccaaaacattgagtttacatggatcctagatccaaaccaaacacatttttgtgaatttttgtgctttaagagtCAGTTCTAAGGCTTgagttactcttcaggcatccttatctgcaatcacagcaacaccagattcaaactaggtatttttagatagaaatataaaaagtggctcaatAACTGGCATTTGAAACGTTTgaagtacgttaaagggtgcctgaagggtagctaaagccgtatatgacaggtagaatcagagaatattatgtaaatgtgtttggtttggatctggggccctggtaaactcattgttttggaaaggaattaacATTAAATTGCTATAGTGTgctgatctcacttttgtacTCTACTAGATacagagccctactcaatccattcctatctaatcaagATGAAACGCAGGTAAGGCAAAGGTAAAAAAAgtccgtgatcttctttggatgaatcatggtgttgaggatggcagtgatgattcataacgcaatgctccaaattgacaaTCATGCAACCAAAGTACCAAAATCAGACTTGGAATGTCCATTTGACCTCAAACACTTGCTGGCCCTTTCTGACCCAGAAGCTTTCTTCAGATCTCCCTTGTCATTCAATGTCTTGTTTACAACATAGACAGTTGATGACCTTGTATATACCTGAAATTCAGACTCCATCAATGAGCAAAACggaaatttgaatctttttgCCAATTCAGACGTTATTTTCGATTTCATGGAAAAGATCACCAAGTGCTAATTTTCAGCAAGTTGATCTTCTTTCCAACAAAACAAACCGTATGTCTGCCTATCCTAGGAAGTAGGAAATTAAAATCCTAAAGAGTGTTCAGATTTGCTCCTACACCCTGTATGACTTATGGTCAAGAATGGTAATGCTagttgatcttttttcttgattagTTGAAAGCATTTCCATGGATAGAAAGACTTGATGTGCGATGGTGTTGGTAAGGCCGATCGTTGAACCTCGATGTGGAATATTCCGGGCCCAAGAATCTCAAGaaagttgaagaaaatagGAAAGGTCCTTCTGCGTCCTTCTTCCTTCTGTGGTattccttttcttgcattcTTTAAGTCTTTAGTCTGCCCAAGTATGCATCATACGTTTTATGTCCTAAAAtaagtttatttgcatattaAGGATGTTacattttttccatatttCTATGAATATTTTGACTCTGGCCAAAGACGAAAAAATTATTATGTATACTTTAAGTTTTAGCGCATATttgtttgcatattttgacccgCTATTGTGCATATTTTATGTTATAAAATGGACATTTCTTTCCTCacattttggccgtctctactGGCGAGGAAACCATTTGTAGTGATATTGCATTGGTAAAGCAAAATCACATAAGTCATCTCGAGGCATCCTACACGTCACCAATTCAGATATACCATAATCCATCTTCAGTAAGAACATTGAATCACCTTATTTTGAGCGACTTGCTATATTGCATGGGGTTTTATTGGAACAATGCATTGTGATTTAGGATCATTGAATCCTTCTGGATGAAGAAAATGTTGAACATGATAGAAAAACTATCAACACAACATTCCTGACCAAACGATAAGATGATGTCTTGAGACCATTGATTTTATCAACCTCACTGCAGACTGCATCTTCTTGGCAACTGCCCATATAATACCCCAAAACTAGGTAAGCTGGAGAAACATTCTTATCATCAGATGCCGAAATATTATCTCACCCTTACATTGCAATTCTCGGATAACTAAAAATACTGTGCTCAATCCCAACGCTGGGTGAGTTGATATTAAAACCAAAAGGGGTATTGTTTCAGGATGAATATTTTATTTAATTCTTTTTAATTCACGGACACATTGAAGAGTGCGCACGAGTTAGAATGGCGTAGTATCACAAGGTAGAGTGCATGGAAAGGATCAAGTCTGTGTCATCACGTCCTCAAAGCTCGGTCCTCTTCGTTGCCCGAGCTATTGCCGAAATCTTCCATTGAATCGTAAATCAGGTCATTATCAGTTCGTTCCTCTTCAGAGCTGATCTCCCCATCCGAAAGGTCTTCATCCACCACGCCAGCATTGGAATGATCGTCTCCATCCTCGTCAACCTCGTCGTTATCGATGATATCATCCGGATTATGGGTCCCATTCGCCACACCTCCTCCATTGGCCGGAGACTGTCCACGTGGGCCATTATTGGCTCGATTCTCGGCAGGTGGGGCGTTCGCAGTCTGACCTGGCAGTGGGTGTTCCTCATCTCGCATTTCACTGGGGGTTCGAGCATACAACGCACTATGACAGAGTGGACACGTATCCTGTACGTAGAGCCACTTACGGAGACACACCCCGTGAAAGAAGTGTTGACACCGAGTGACTTTTGCACTGATCATGTCTTGATAGCAAATGGAGCAGACGTCATTGTTCTCATCTAATTGTTCCTTGGTGGCATCAGGCAGACCGTATATCTTGGCCACAGCTGTCCGCCGCTTGATGAAAGTTTGCCATCCGGCTTTGGCCTCGCACCAGATGTTACAATAGGCATGGATGACCATCATCAAGGCGCGAATCGCTCCACCCGATTCAAACATGAGGATCCAGCCTCCGTTGAAGAATAGGAAGACTGCGAAGCAGAACTCCACCGTGTTACCAATGGCCTTGACGTAGTAGACAGCGTCGTCCAGAAGTTCCCACGTTCCCTCTTTGAAGTAGTGGTCGTAAATGAACAGGAGGTAGACGCTTACGGTGACTGTGACCTTGACTATAACTTCGATACAAAAGGCCGTCACGGCCAGAAGCCAAGTGCCGACAATGAATAACTGCCACAAATAGGTCAAAAGTAGAATAGGGGCCACGATCAGGAAGGTACAGATCCCTAAGGCTCTTAAGTGCTTCTTGCTATGGAATTCTCGGCTGGCACTGAGACTCATCAGAACAGGACTAACCATGttatgaatgaaatggaacaacgCTGTGAGCAGCAGATAGAGGTTTTTGCACAAACGAGAAAACCTCTTCTCCGGCTCCAAACTCGTGATACCCGTTTGTAGGGCCAACACAAAGAAGAGCACCGCCGACACCGAGGCCACGGacttttcttcctcatcttcgGCATTGAGAAGTAGGTGGAAGAAGGCTCCCACATAATGACATACTGAGCTGACTATGCTAGTCATCCCCAGGACAGCAATCAAGGTCTCTGCACCACGAACAGTGAGTTCTTTGGTGATAGTTCTCGCGTGTCCCCACAAGGCTCCCCGAATAGAGGGTGAGTCCATAAG
This window harbors:
- the LOC131891209 gene encoding protein TRC8 homolog; the encoded protein is MANDMYFGFPGKSLDIGLRLPLLYLMDQLLLNDMGLKGMSATFTEEDELFLESLGYNSTLNETLSKLDMDSQQYEALYERLYGSPMWTVLPHLVVLTICMNLYLLAAFLITLNTKHLLTVYAYFLGLVCIPLSCLSHGIMLDALSTAHLAQSVPSNSEWIIHKYLSMSIPFIVESSIEMKAIMVNYLIQPFLGFILSSILRLHFDNYDLLLKLVTASFMSPNIFAILGCSVDVIYLTTALSILLPLGCVLRVFWNICGHVCRFLLRIYQSKRQFVQNFGLNTFLETEWTRLRVPLLLRTFWITRVALLLLGELFKLATSGGLTSLMDSPSIRGALWGHARTITKELTVRGAETLIAVLGMTSIVSSVCHYVGAFFHLLLNAEDEEEKSVASVSAVLFFVLALQTGITSLEPEKRFSRLCKNLYLLLTALFHFIHNMVSPVLMSLSASREFHSKKHLRALGICTFLIVAPILLLTYLWQLFIVGTWLLAVTAFCIEVIVKVTVTVSVYLLFIYDHYFKEGTWELLDDAVYYVKAIGNTVEFCFAVFLFFNGGWILMFESGGAIRALMMVIHAYCNIWCEAKAGWQTFIKRRTAVAKIYGLPDATKEQLDENNDVCSICYQDMISAKVTRCQHFFHGVCLRKWLYVQDTCPLCHSALYARTPSEMRDEEHPLPGQTANAPPAENRANNGPRGQSPANGGGVANGTHNPDDIIDNDEVDEDGDDHSNAGVVDEDLSDGEISSEEERTDNDLIYDSMEDFGNSSGNEEDRALRT